In Gadus macrocephalus chromosome 4, ASM3116895v1, the following proteins share a genomic window:
- the LOC132455489 gene encoding uncharacterized protein LOC132455489: MSLRRKEEDCDELETRSLVSNCSRTSRQSVANSMAVQARAKAEAARAEFAFARQEAELLKQQAILNASLHELKLEKAAAAANAEALILEAAAEEYDYEWSSPIKRRANENTEPLTQVEMHNSNAQLQTPVTNPGHQSYRGEKAACMVNTVTVSPSDAKPQKTSHSPERQPTMDSGEVNKCENQGHAHLSKSSDHEFIELPQPHTLTGEDTWIPNQATSTAQKKSYSYRGLSYNLKPTSDDFQPSQPYHTQSFPMSNTSSSSAVAATDLGRYLMRRELVSSGLLKFEDKAENYWAWKASFISSTDDLKLSPREELDLLCKWLGPSSSEQAKRIRAVHIHNPPSGLRMLWQRLEDVYGSPEVIENALLGKVEEFPKISVKENHKLRELGDILMELEAARADGFLPGLAYLNTSRGVNPIVQKLPSNLQERWITVGSRYKDQHRVPYPPFSVFVNFVCEQAKTRNDPSFASITEAWRTTKTEKSVFQPSSHHTRTSVAVSRTEISTSGDDNNTAARKHDDPDKQCPLHNKPHPLRKCRSFRNKTLEERKAYLKEKHICFKCCASSTHVAKDCGKTVLCQECNSDRHPAALHPGPAPWKTEAHVSTMDHSGERQTPKAIPSVTSKCTEICGSVNTSKSCSKICLALVYPAGQRHLAMKTYIVLDEQSNKSLGRTEFFEHFGIQGTGKQYTLKTCSGVVDTAGRRASNFMVESLDGNIHIPLPTLIECDMLPDDRSEIPSPDAARHHPHLKHLADKIPVLDPEASILLLLGRDLIQVHKVREQCNGPHKAPFAQRLDLGWVIIGDVCLGRAHKPTTVNIFRTSVLISGRHSLLSPCNSSLTVREKIDSAVPPHTSPCVSPATNEIDSLGRNVFQRTQRDDQVGLSIEDELFLDLMDKEVYMDNANCWVAPLPFRPNRPRLPNNRQHAVNRLASLRRMLEKKSAMKEQFFNFMQAMFDADQAEPAPELRPQQECWYLPIFGVYHPQKKDQIRVVFDSSAKHEGTSLNDVLLSGPDMNNTLLGVLMRFRREPVAVTADVQQMFYCFIVQKEHRDFLRFLWFEDNNPTKRITEYRMKVHVFGNSPSPAVAIYSLRKASLHGEKEHGSEARQFVMRNFYVDDGLSSFPTEEKAIAVLQSTKEMLAESSIKLHKIASNSRTVMDAFPPEERAKNLVDLELTADPLPLQRSLGLTWNLQSDTFTFRVSREKKPFTRRGILSTANGLYDPLGYVAPVTIQGKALVRELSAEQAEWDAPLPALKEEQWKMWTDSLHELEQLQIERTYVPVSLCSTKHRELCVFSDASTMAISAVAYLKATDENGHTHIGFVMGKSKLAPHPPHSSHMGGVWERMIGIARRILDALLLKTNTARLSHEVLVTLMSEVMAIMNGRPLVPVSSDPDMPTVLTPSMLLTQKVNPVLPPTGEYDLKDLYIKQWKQVQALADAFWKRWRQEYLVSLQPRRKWHVEKPNLSEGDVVLLKDAQGKRNEWPVGVVLNAIPSKDSKVRKVDVRVVRQGTQRVYSRPVSEVVLLVKGE, translated from the coding sequence ATGTCACTTAGAAGAAAAGAAGAGGATTGTGATGAACTAGAAACAAGATCACTCGTATCCAACTGCTCCAGAACCAGCAGACAATCAGTAGCTAATTCTATGGCAGTGCAAGCACGGGCTAAAGCAGAAGCTGCACGTGCTGAGTTTGCATTTGCTCGACAAGAGGCAGAGCTACTAAAACAGCAAGCCATTCTAAACGCCAGTCTGCATGAACTGAAATTAGAAAAGGCAGCGGCGGCTGCAAACGCTGAAGCTTTAATCTTAGAAGCAGCTGCTGAAGAATATGATTATGAATGGTCAAGCCCAATTAAAAGGAGAGCAAATGAAAACACAGAACCTCTAACCCAAGTCGAAATGCACAATTCAAATGCTCAATTGCAGACTCCTGTTACAAATCCAGGTCACCAGTCCTATCGGGGTGAAAAAGCAGCCTGCATGGTAAATACAGTCACAGTCTCACCATCAGATGCAAAGCCACAGAAAACTTCACATTCACCAGAGCGCCAGCCTACCATGGACAGCGGTGAAGTAAACAAATGTGAAAACCAGGGCCATGCACATCTGAGTAAAAGCAGTGACCATGAATTTATTGAGCTGCCTcaaccccacacactcacaggagAAGACACCTGGATCCCAAATCAGGCAACCAGCACTGCACAGAAAAAATCATACAGCTACAGAGGGCTCTCCTACAACCTGAAACCAACCAGTGATGATTTCCAACCTTCCCAGCCTTACCACACACAGTCATTCCCTATGTCCAACACAAGCTCATCCAGCGCAGTGGCTGCAACAGACCTAGGGAGGTACCTGATGCGACGTGAGCTGGTGAGTTCGGGCCTGCTGAAGTTTGAGGACAAGGCAGAGAACTACTGGGCCTGGAAGGCATCTTTCATCAGCTCCACCGACGACCTAAAACTCTCTCCCAGAGAGGAGCTTGATCTGCTGTGCAAATGGCTGGGGCCTTCGTCGTCTGAGCAAGCTAAAAGAATCAGAGCGGTGCACATTCACAATCCACCTTCAGGCCTCAGGATGTTATGGCAAAGACTGGAAGATGTGTATGGCTCACCAGAGGTGATTGAAAACGCTCTTCTAGGAAAAGTTGAAGAATTTCCTAAAATCTCAGTCAAAGAAAACCACAAGCTAAGAGAACTGGGAGATATTCTCATGGAACTTGAAGCAGCCAGGGCAGATGGATTCCTACCTGGTCTTGCATACCTCAACACCTCCCGTGGAGTAAACCCAATAGTCCAGAAACTCCCGTCCAACCTGCAAGAGAGGTGGATTACTGTAGGATCACGTTACAAGGATCAGCACAGAGTACCATATCCTCCTTTTTCAGTCTTTGTCAACTTTGTCTGTGAACAAGCAAAAACACGCAACGATCCTAGCTTTGCTAGCATAACAGAAGCATGGCGTACAACAAAGACAGAAAAGAGTGTTTTCCAGCCGTCCAGTCATCACACAAGAACATCAGTTGCTGTGAGTAGGACTGAAATCTCAACAAGTGGCGACGATAACAACACAGCAGCCAGGAAACATGATGACCCAGACAAACAGTGTCCACTACATAACAAGCCTCATCCATTGAGAAAATGTCGTAGCTTCAGAAACAAAACTCTGGAAGAAAGAAAAGCGTATCTGAAGGAAAAACACATCTGTTTCAAATGTTGTGCGTCGTCCACTCATGTTGCTAAGGACTGTGGGAAGACTGTGCTGTGCCAGGAGTGCAACAGCGACAGACACCCAGCAGCTCTACATCCAGGTCCTGCTCCATGGAAAACCGAGGCCCATGTGAGTACCATGGATCACAGCGGGGAGCGGCAGACGCCCAAAGCCATTCCGTCTGTGACGTCGAAATGCACGGAAATCTGTGGAAGTGTGAACACTTCAAAATCATGCTCCAAAATCTGTCTTGCATTAGTGTATCCTGCAGGTCAAAGACACCTAGCCATGAAGACCTACATTGTTCTTGATGAGCAGAGCAACAAGTCGCTAGGCAGAACAGAATTCTTTGAACACTTTGGAATTCAAGGCACAGGAAAACAATACACTTTGAAGACGTGCTCAGGAGTGGTGGATACGGCCGGACGGCGAGCCAGCAACTTCATGGTGGAGTCATTAGACGGCAACATCCACATTCCTTTGCCTACGCTGATTGAGTGTGACATGCTGCCAGACGACAGGTCTGAAATACCGTCACCAGATGCAGCCAGACATCATCCTCACCTCAAACACTTGGCAGACAAAATCCCAGTCCTCGACCCAGAAGCGtccatcctccttctcctcggaaGAGACCTAATTCAGGTGCACAAAGTGCGAGAACAATGTAACGGGCCACACAAAGCACCGTTTGCCCAACGACTCGACCTGGGATGGGTGATAATCGGAGATGTGTGTCTAGGAAGAGCACACAAACCCACCACTGTCAACATCTTCAGAACCAGTGTGCTGATAAGCGGGCGCCACTCCCTCCTCAGCCCATGCAACAGCAGCTTAACAGTCAGAGAGAAGATTGACAGTGCTGTGCCACCCCACACCTCTCCATGCGTGTCTCCTGCAACCAATGAAATAGACAGCCTGGGCAGAAACGTGTTTCAAAGAACACAGCGTGACGACCAAGTTGGCCTTTCCATCGAAGATGAGTTGTTTCTTGACCTCATGGATAAGGAAGTCTACATGGACAACGCAAACTGCTGGGTAGCACCGCTGCCATTCAGGCCAAATAGGCCGCGCCTGCCCAACAACAGACAGCATGCTGTCAACCGTCTCGCCTCCCTCCGTCGCATGCTGGAGAAGAAAAGTGCCATGAAAGAACAGTTCTTCAACTTCATGCAAGCCATGTTTGACGCAGACCAAGCAGAGCCTGCTCCAGAGCTGAGGCCTCAACAAGAGTGCTGGTACCTACCAATATTCGGTGTTTATCACCCACAGAAAAAGGACCAGATACGGGTAGTGTTTGATTCCAGTGCGAAGCACGAAGGTACCTCCCTCAATGACGTCCTTCTCAGTGGGCCTGACATGAACAACACCTTACTGGGGGTCCTGATGCGCTTCCGCAGAGAGCCTGTAGCAGTAACAGCCGATGTGCAGCAGATGTTCTACTGCTTCATTGTCCAGAAAGAGCATCGAGATTTTCTGAGATTTTTGTGGTTTGAAGATAACAACCCAACCAAACGCATCACTGAGTACCGGATGAAGGTACATGTTTTCGGCAACTCTCCTTCCCCTGCGGTAGCCATCTACAGCCTGAGAAAAGCATCCCTGCATGGAGAAAAGGAACACGGCAGCGAAGCCAGACAGTTTGTCATGAGAAACTTCTATGTTGATGATGGGCTATCCTCATTCCCCACTGAAGAAAAGGCCATTGCCGTCCTGCAAAGTACAAAAGAAATGTTAGCAGAGTCAAGCATTAAGCTACACAAAATAGCCTCTAACAGCCGCACTGTGATGGATGCCTTTCCGCCTGAGGAGCGGGCCAAAAACTTAGTGGATCTGGAGCTAACTGCTGACCCCTTGCCACTGCAGCGCAGCTTGGGACTCACCTGGAACTTGCAGTCAGACACATTCACTTTCCGTGTATCCAGAGAGAAGAAGCCATTTACTAGAAGGGGAATCCTGTCTACTGCAAATGGGCTTTACGACCCCCTGGGCTACGTGGCACCTGTCACAATTCAAGGAAAGGCCTTAGTCAGGGAGCTGTCTGCCGAACAAGCTGAATGGGATGCTCCTCTGCCAGCGCTAAAAGAGGAACAGTGGAAAATGTGGACCGACTCACTCCATGAGCTTGAGCAGCTTCAGATTGAAAGAACCTATGTGCCTGTTTCTTTGTGCTCCACCAAACATAGAGAACTCTGTGTCTTCTCTGATGCTTCCACTATGGCCATATCAGCAGTGGCCTATCTTAAAGCAACAGATGAAAATGGACACACTCACATTGGATTCGTCATGGGCAAGTCAAAGCTGGCACCTCATCCTCCACACTCTTCCCATATGGGTGGAGTGTGGGAACGGATGATAGGCATTGCCCGCAGAATACTGGATGCACTGCTTTTAAAGACAAACACTGCCCGTCTGTCTCATGAAGTTTTGGTCACACTCATGTCTGAAGTCATGGCCATTATGAACGGCAGACCCCTTGTTCCAGTGTCATCTGATCCAGACATGCCTACAGTCCTTACACCTTCCATGCTGCTAACACAGAAAGTCAACCCAGTGCTTCCACCCACTGGAGAGTACGACCTTAAAGACTTATACATCAAGCAGTGGAAGCAGGTACAGGCGTTGGCCGACGCATTCTGGAAACGCTGGCGTCAAGAATACTTGGTTTCCCTCCAGCCAAGGAGAAAGTGGCACGTTGAAAAGCCAAACCTGAGCGAAGGAGATGTTGTGCTGCTCAAGGATGCACAGGGCAAGCGGAATGAATGGCCTGTCGGAGTGGTGTTGAATGCCATTCCCAGCAAAGACTCTAAAGTTCGCAAAGTAGATGTGAGGGTGGTCAGACAGGGTACTCAACGGGTGTATTCTAGACCAGTCTCTGAAGTTGTTCTACTTGTAAAAGGGGAATAG
- the LOC132455222 gene encoding E3 ubiquitin-protein ligase TRIM39-like, whose translation MASANTSWSEENFSCSICLDVFSSPVSTPCGHNFCRTCITKYWDEQVKYKCPVCNKIFNIRPDLQVNTLLSELAAQFRLSVRVKEQPCVEPAEVPCDVCTGTQLKAVKSCLECFMSFCQTHLEPHQRVAVLKKHRLDEPMDRLEDRMCKKHNRLLELFCQTEQACVCQFCTETDHKSHPVVPLKEEYEVKTAQLGKIEAEVQQMIQERQKNIQEIKDTVKRSKADADREMADGLQVLTALMRCIEKCQDDLNQMVKERLISTEKQAEGLIKELEQEIEDLTNRSLEMKQLSHTKDHLHFLQAFRSLKNPPTTRDWTTVEVRPPSYVGTLRRSLDQLEETLNMDMKTLLEDVELKRVQQYEVDVTLDPDSAHPKLILSEDGKKVYDGVVRKKLQDNPKRFTKHLFVLTRQSFSSGRFYFEVQVKDKTRWCLGVARESIKRKGQIIATPEMGYWNLFSCKDGLVFNDDPDVCLPLRAELQKVGVFVDYDEGLVSFYDVDARVHIYSATGCTFSEPLYPFLYPGNNDYKGDNSGPLIISPVNQTD comes from the coding sequence atggcctctgctaacacttcctggtctgaggagaacttttcatgttccatctgtctggatgtgttcagcagtccagtttccacaccatgcggacacaacttctgcagaacctgtattacaaagtactgggatgaacaagtcaaGTACAAATGTCCGGTTTGCAACAAGATTTTCAATATAAGACCTGATTTACAGGTCAATACCCTCTTATCAGAGCTGGCTGCCCAGTTTAGATTGTCTGtacgagtaaaagagcagccttgtgttgaaccagcagaagttccctgtgatgtctgtactgggacccagctgaaggcaGTGAAGTCCTGTCTAGAGTGTTTCATGTCTTTCTgtcaaacccacctggagccacatcagagagtcgcagtcttgaagaaacatcggctggacgagcctatggaccgtctggaagaccggatgtgtaagaaacacaaccgacttctggagctcttctgccagactgaacaggcgtgtgtgtgtcagttctgcacagagacagaccacaagtcccatcctgttgtacctctaaaggaggaatatgaagtgaagacggcccagctggggaagatagaggctgaagtccagcagatgatccaggagagacaaaaaaatattcaggAGATTAAAGACACTGTTAAACGCAGCAAAgcagacgcagacagagagatggctGATGGTTTGCAGGTCCTCACTGCTCTGATGCGCTGCATTGAAAAGTGCCAGGATGATCTCAACCAAATGGTTAAAGAGAGACTGAtatccacagagaaacaagctgaaggcctcatcaaagagctggagcaggaaatagaagatctgaccaatagaagcttagagatgaagcagctctcacacactaaagaccacctccacttcctccaggccttcagatccctgaagaaTCCTCCaaccaccagggactggacgacggtggaggtccgtcctccgtcatacgtagggaccttgaggagatcccttgatcagctggaggagacactgaacatggataTGAAGACGCTGCTTGAGGATgttgaactgaagagggtccagcagtatgaagtagatgtgactctggatcctgattcAGCTCATCCCaagctcatcctgtctgaggatgggaaaaaAGTATATGATGGAGTTGTAAGAAAGAAACTCCAAGACAACCCGAAGAGAtttacaaagcatttatttGTCCTCACGAgacagagcttctcctcagggagattttactttgaggtccaggttaaggACAAGACTAGATGGtgtttaggagtggccagagagtccatcaaAAGAAAAGGTCAGATCATAGCAACCCCTGAGATGGGGTACTGGAATCTTTTCTCTTGCAAGGATGGGTTGGTATTTAATGATGACCCCgatgtctgtctccctctgagagccgagctccagaaggtgggggtgtttgttgattatgatgagggtctggtctccttctatgatgtggatgccagggttcatatctactctgctactggctgcacctttagcgagcctctctatccattccTCTACCCAGGCAACAATGATTATAAAGGTGACAACTCTggccccctgatcatctcacctgtcaatcaaaccgactag